CGTAAATCCGGAAAAGGTGGATCTGATCAACCGGGGAGAATCGCCCATCATCGAACCGGGATTAAACGAGTTGTTGCGGGAAAACGTGCAAACGGGCGCGATCAGGGCGACCACCGACTTTCGCGAGGCGGTTCAGCACTCGGACGTTTCCCTTGTCAGTGTCGGGACTCCGCCAAAATGGAATGGAGAACCGGACTTGAGCTATGTTTTTAACGTTTGCCGGGAAATCGGCTTGGCGATCCATGCCAAGAACGATTCGCATCTTGTCGTTTTGCGCAGCACGGTTCCGCCGGGGACGCTTTCCAAATGCCGCGAATTATTGCTGCGGTATCCCAACGATAAGCTGGTGTTTACGGCGTTTAATCCGGAGTTTTTACGCGAAGGCACGGCAATCCGCGATTTTTACGAACCGCCGTACACGATTATCGGCACGGATGACCGGCGGGCGGAACAAATGATAAAAGAGATGTATGCAAGCGTCAAAGGCCCCATGCTCACCGTGAAACCGGAAGTGGCCGAAATGGTGAAATACGTGGCCAACACATGGCATTCCGCCAAAATCGGCTTTGCGAATGAAATCGGCCGGATCGCCAAGGCGTTCGGGGTAGACGGGCGCGAAGTGATGAATATCATCGTTCAGGATACAAAGCTAAATATATCTCCGGTCTACATGCGCCCCGGATTTGCCTTTGGCGGTTCGTGTCTCCCCAAAGATCTGGGGTCGCTGCTTTATCACGCCCAATCGATGAATGTAACCGTGCCGATGCTCAACGCTTTGCGCGCTTCGAACGAAATCCAGATCGAGTTGGCCGCGCAGGAAATTTTAAACACCGGAGTGCGGAATATCGCCGTTTTCGGTTTGGCGTTTAAATCCGGAACGGATGATTTGCGGGAAAGCCCCTCCATTAAGCTAATCAAAAAATTGCTGGGGGAGGGAATCCGGGTAAAAATATACGACAGGTCGGTTTATCAAGCCCGTCTGATGGGGACGAATCTGGCGTACATCAGGAAAAATCTGCCGCATTTCGAAGAACTGCTCGTGGCCACTCCCAGGCTTGCGCTTGAGGAGACGGAAATGGCGGTGATCACATACAATGATCCCGAATTTTCCCGGGTATTGTCGGAAGCCCCGGATCATTTCAGCGTGTACGATTTGGCGGGAATCTTCAATGAGCCTCCAAGGGGAGTGAAATATAGTGGAATCGCGTGGTAAAGTGCTGATCATCGTGGAAAATTTGCCTGTTCCCTTTGATCGAAGGGTTTGGATGGAAGCAACCGCTTTGGCGCAAAACGGATATCAGGTATCCGTTATTTGTCCCGTCGGGAAACGTTTTGAGCTGGAATATGAAGTCATTGAAGGAGTGCATATTTACAGACACCCGCTGCCCCCGGAGATTAGCTCGACGACAGGATACTTGAAGGAATACATATGGGCGTTGCGGCATGAGTTCAGACTGGCCCGGAAAATATGGAAAGAACGCGGATTTGATATTGTGCATGTTTGCAATCCGCCCGATTTGCTTTTTCTCGTAGCCGGATGGTTCAAGGTGTTTCATGGGGTAAAAGTCGTCTTCGACCAACATGACATCAATCCGGAATTATATGAAGTCAAGTTTGGAAAACGGGGTTTGTTCCATAAGGCGCTCCGGCTTGCCGAGAGGTGCAGTTACGCTGTGGCGGACGTCGTTATCGCAACGAATGAGTCGTATAAAGAAATCGCGGTAACGCGCGGCAAACAACGGCCGGAAAAAGTGTTTGTCGTCCGCAGCGGGCCGGATTTGTCCCGGTTTCAGCCGGTCCCG
The Bacilli bacterium genome window above contains:
- a CDS encoding UDP-glucose/GDP-mannose dehydrogenase family protein; translated protein: MRISVFGLGYVGAVTAACLAREGHEVYGVDVNPEKVDLINRGESPIIEPGLNELLRENVQTGAIRATTDFREAVQHSDVSLVSVGTPPKWNGEPDLSYVFNVCREIGLAIHAKNDSHLVVLRSTVPPGTLSKCRELLLRYPNDKLVFTAFNPEFLREGTAIRDFYEPPYTIIGTDDRRAEQMIKEMYASVKGPMLTVKPEVAEMVKYVANTWHSAKIGFANEIGRIAKAFGVDGREVMNIIVQDTKLNISPVYMRPGFAFGGSCLPKDLGSLLYHAQSMNVTVPMLNALRASNEIQIELAAQEILNTGVRNIAVFGLAFKSGTDDLRESPSIKLIKKLLGEGIRVKIYDRSVYQARLMGTNLAYIRKNLPHFEELLVATPRLALEETEMAVITYNDPEFSRVLSEAPDHFSVYDLAGIFNEPPRGVKYSGIAW